A genomic window from Candidatus Zixiibacteriota bacterium includes:
- a CDS encoding HU family DNA-binding protein, with amino-acid sequence MTKEQMITYMAEHSGITKKQAGTALEAFMDGVTKQLVNDTKVSFSGFGTFSISNRKARTGRNPQTGAPIDIPACKVPVFKAGKRLKEAVRK; translated from the coding sequence ATGACCAAAGAACAGATGATTACCTACATGGCTGAACACTCTGGTATCACAAAGAAGCAGGCGGGAACCGCTCTTGAAGCCTTTATGGACGGTGTCACCAAACAGTTGGTGAATGACACCAAAGTTAGTTTCTCAGGTTTCGGTACTTTTTCAATTTCGAATCGAAAGGCACGGACCGGACGCAATCCGCAGACAGGTGCCCCGATTGATATCCCGGCCTGCAAAGTCCCGGTTTTCAAGGCTGGTAAAAGATTGAAAGAAGCTGTGCGTAAGTAG
- a CDS encoding DNA translocase FtsK, translated as MARKKSRKKKQANQGRQALGIVLFLSAMVLLIALVSHDGLDDRRIQGELDINIDPFDIQYRNQAGMLGAYLAFVGMILVGWLSFFLPLGLAISGLRLFASDLSRRLRFTATLLFGLGLLGTMLFNVHLLLKRSLVANDSVIGGYIGEKLTLLSIRVVGELGSYVILGGFVVLILVLYTSVSGLFSIRFELPGAHILTSIGSSLRGGLGWFFSFKWFTRLIRTGNDEENAESEFSDELQEQIEADGEVETDDEHDEAQSDDFERPPRPRTSRPKAAKQVQVSSMEYRYPTLDLLDDNPHPGSAVSSDELAFTARMLRETLETFGIKIEGEIDRYPGPVITRYEFKPGTGIKVNQIINLSDDLALALKAKRIRIIAPIPGKAAVGVEIPNRNAQTVFLKDIISSPAFNDAKLRLPLALGRTTAGEPYVTDLAKLPHLLIAGATGSGKSVCINVIVTSLMYRLHPHQVRFIMVDPKMLELTIYSGIPYLGRPVVTNPRRAEKVLADAVVEMEGRYRKLANASVRNIEDFNKKQKSPEEQLPYIVIMVDELADLLMSTNSSKTELLITRLAQMARAVGIHLILATQRPSVDVITGLIKANFPARIAFQVSQKVDSRTIIDGNGAEKLLGNGDMLFLHPGQPEATRLHGAFLQNEETDRIVGFIKDQGLPMLALESITQASGETTETEVDFGDPLFREACEVVIRHKQGSVSLLQRRLGIGYQRAARLIDKLEQAGIVSAFDGSKARDVLVDQTYIDTLFQNAGQAPVGGGESN; from the coding sequence ATGGCCAGGAAGAAAAGCAGGAAGAAGAAGCAGGCAAATCAGGGGCGTCAAGCGCTCGGCATAGTGTTGTTCTTGTCGGCAATGGTGCTGTTGATAGCACTGGTATCCCACGATGGCCTTGATGATCGGCGCATTCAAGGAGAACTCGATATTAATATCGATCCGTTCGATATTCAGTATCGTAATCAGGCCGGGATGCTTGGTGCCTACCTTGCCTTTGTAGGTATGATTCTAGTTGGCTGGTTATCGTTTTTCCTCCCACTGGGGTTGGCCATTTCAGGACTGCGCCTGTTTGCAAGCGATTTGTCTCGAAGGTTACGCTTCACAGCGACCCTGTTGTTCGGACTCGGTTTGCTGGGAACGATGCTGTTTAATGTACATCTGCTTCTCAAGAGATCGCTCGTAGCCAACGACAGTGTCATTGGTGGCTATATAGGGGAGAAGCTGACCCTGCTATCGATTCGCGTCGTAGGTGAGCTTGGTTCTTATGTCATACTGGGTGGTTTTGTTGTTTTGATTCTTGTATTGTATACATCAGTGTCGGGTCTGTTTTCGATCCGTTTTGAACTACCGGGCGCTCACATTCTAACCTCTATCGGCAGTTCACTTCGGGGAGGACTTGGCTGGTTCTTTTCCTTCAAGTGGTTCACCCGATTGATACGTACCGGAAACGACGAAGAAAATGCTGAATCTGAGTTCTCTGATGAACTGCAGGAACAGATAGAGGCCGATGGGGAGGTAGAGACGGACGACGAGCATGATGAAGCTCAATCGGACGATTTCGAGCGACCACCTCGACCACGCACGTCCCGTCCAAAGGCGGCCAAACAGGTTCAAGTGTCTTCGATGGAGTACCGCTATCCGACATTGGACCTGCTTGATGACAATCCTCATCCCGGATCTGCAGTCAGTAGTGATGAACTGGCTTTCACAGCCCGGATGCTACGAGAGACTCTGGAGACTTTTGGGATTAAGATTGAAGGGGAGATTGATCGTTATCCCGGACCGGTGATCACACGGTATGAATTCAAACCCGGTACCGGCATAAAGGTTAACCAGATCATCAATTTGTCGGATGACTTAGCTCTGGCCCTGAAAGCCAAACGTATTCGCATAATTGCGCCGATTCCGGGCAAGGCGGCCGTCGGAGTGGAAATCCCCAACCGTAACGCCCAGACTGTGTTTTTGAAAGATATTATAAGTTCGCCTGCCTTCAACGATGCGAAGCTGCGTCTGCCGTTGGCTCTCGGCCGGACAACCGCCGGCGAACCCTATGTGACCGATCTGGCCAAACTGCCTCATTTACTTATTGCCGGAGCCACTGGTTCAGGCAAATCAGTCTGTATCAATGTAATTGTGACTTCGCTGATGTATCGCCTGCACCCGCACCAGGTGCGCTTCATTATGGTCGATCCTAAGATGCTCGAGCTGACCATCTATTCAGGCATTCCGTATTTGGGACGTCCTGTGGTCACCAATCCTCGTCGAGCCGAAAAAGTGTTGGCTGACGCTGTTGTCGAGATGGAAGGGCGCTATCGCAAGCTAGCCAATGCCTCAGTGCGCAATATCGAAGATTTCAACAAGAAACAGAAGAGTCCCGAAGAGCAGTTGCCATACATTGTAATTATGGTGGATGAATTGGCGGATCTACTGATGTCTACCAATTCGTCCAAGACGGAGTTACTAATTACGCGACTGGCTCAGATGGCCCGTGCGGTCGGAATACATCTGATTCTGGCTACCCAACGTCCGTCGGTGGATGTTATCACCGGCTTGATAAAGGCTAACTTCCCAGCCCGGATTGCTTTTCAGGTATCCCAGAAGGTTGATTCTCGTACGATTATCGATGGTAACGGAGCCGAGAAATTGTTAGGGAACGGAGACATGCTGTTCCTCCATCCGGGGCAACCGGAAGCAACTCGTTTGCACGGTGCCTTCCTCCAGAATGAGGAAACGGATCGTATCGTTGGGTTTATTAAGGACCAGGGATTGCCAATGCTGGCGCTTGAGAGCATCACTCAAGCCAGTGGTGAGACTACTGAAACTGAAGTAGATTTTGGTGATCCACTCTTCCGCGAGGCTTGCGAAGTCGTAATTCGCCATAAGCAAGGTTCAGTTTCGCTATTGCAACGGAGGCTCGGTATCGGCTACCAACGTGCCGCGCGACTGATCGATAAACTGGAACAGGCCGGAATTGTCTCAGCCTTCGACGGTTCCAAGGCGCGTGATGTGCTTGTCGATCAGACATATATCGATACCCTCTTCCAAAATGCGGGCCAAGCTCCGGTTGGTGGTGGAGAATCAAACTAA
- the rimO gene encoding 30S ribosomal protein S12 methylthiotransferase RimO, which yields MTFYIYRLGCPKNEVDGDYIAARLLKAGHIQVDVAEGAEAVIINTCGFILPAKEESIEAILQMARLKTEGGARRLFATGCLSQRYGHDLLADIPELDGVFGLGELDALADAMSGLGSSRSHASVAADELSYLDWKQRFISDAYPYAYLKIADGCNRRCTFCAIPSIRGRYRSRPMDSILNEARFLIDNGKRELILVSQEATVWGNNLSGRPKLVNLLSELESLSGLEWIRVMYLHPSGLNVELIEHMTSGNKTLAYFDLPLQHINAGILAAMGRQNDSEAIADLISRIRHASPDSALRTTFIVGFPGETEEHFQELCQFVEATAFDRLGAFCYSAEEGTPGADLPDQVPEEVKTERLDRLMLLQQEIAFAKNNSLIDSTQEVIIDAVSDDGSAVGRTQRDCPDIDQEVTVVGDGLTVGSICQVRITEADGYDLRAVRSEE from the coding sequence ATGACGTTCTACATATACAGACTGGGTTGCCCCAAGAACGAAGTTGATGGTGACTACATCGCCGCTCGGCTTCTGAAGGCCGGACATATTCAGGTCGATGTCGCGGAGGGAGCTGAGGCTGTCATTATCAATACCTGCGGCTTTATTCTTCCGGCCAAGGAGGAGTCAATCGAGGCTATCCTACAAATGGCACGACTCAAGACAGAAGGCGGCGCCCGACGCCTGTTTGCGACTGGTTGCCTTTCACAACGATACGGCCATGACCTGTTGGCCGATATCCCGGAGCTTGATGGTGTATTCGGCTTAGGGGAACTCGATGCTCTGGCCGACGCTATGTCGGGTTTGGGCTCCTCGCGTTCCCATGCTTCGGTGGCAGCCGACGAACTTAGCTACCTCGACTGGAAGCAACGCTTCATATCAGACGCGTATCCTTATGCCTATCTGAAGATTGCCGATGGTTGTAACCGCCGCTGTACGTTCTGTGCGATCCCTTCGATACGGGGTCGCTATCGCAGTCGACCGATGGACTCGATTCTTAACGAAGCCCGATTCCTGATTGATAACGGTAAGCGTGAATTGATTCTGGTTTCCCAGGAGGCGACCGTCTGGGGCAATAACCTGTCTGGCAGACCGAAACTGGTGAACCTGTTAAGCGAACTCGAAAGTCTTAGTGGGCTGGAGTGGATCAGGGTTATGTACCTGCATCCATCGGGTCTCAATGTAGAGCTCATTGAGCACATGACCTCCGGTAATAAGACGCTGGCCTATTTTGACTTGCCTCTGCAGCATATCAACGCCGGGATTCTGGCCGCTATGGGGCGACAGAATGATAGTGAGGCCATTGCCGATCTAATTTCACGGATTCGCCACGCCAGCCCCGATTCAGCACTGCGAACCACGTTTATCGTCGGTTTCCCGGGTGAGACGGAGGAGCACTTTCAGGAATTGTGCCAGTTTGTTGAGGCAACTGCTTTTGACCGGCTCGGGGCGTTCTGCTATTCGGCAGAGGAGGGAACGCCGGGTGCTGACTTACCTGATCAAGTCCCTGAGGAGGTCAAAACTGAGCGTCTGGATCGCCTAATGCTCCTGCAACAGGAAATTGCTTTCGCCAAGAATAACTCCTTGATAGACAGTACGCAGGAAGTTATTATTGATGCCGTAAGCGATGATGGTTCCGCCGTTGGTCGTACTCAGCGGGATTGTCCTGACATTGATCAGGAAGTCACTGTTGTTGGTGATGGTCTGACGGTGGGTTCAATCTGCCAGGTGCGAATCACTGAAGCAGATGGCTATGATTTGCGCGCTGTAAGGAGCGAGGAGTAG
- a CDS encoding transglycosylase SLT domain-containing protein: MIHYEKLGIFLSKPLALVVVFIYLLQSGVAVYLVSEKYSLEQQIVFQQGRITELEEKLQVFKAIDDFQIGFNDEEVMSLTEVIYSESKRYQYDPLFILAIILTESSFKKGQKSHVGARGLMQVVPFVGKDLATRTEVDWQGSETLFEPVANIKLGTLHLFEQVLKFGDIKRALAAYNMGETRLRGIMRQDKPIPQVYINKVLRYYEMLKETYRV; this comes from the coding sequence ATGATCCACTATGAGAAGCTGGGCATTTTCCTGTCCAAGCCATTGGCCTTAGTGGTAGTCTTCATCTACCTGCTGCAATCGGGTGTAGCTGTTTATCTGGTTAGCGAGAAGTACAGCCTCGAACAGCAGATTGTCTTCCAGCAGGGACGTATCACTGAGCTGGAAGAGAAACTTCAGGTGTTCAAGGCGATTGATGATTTCCAGATCGGTTTCAACGATGAGGAAGTCATGTCTCTTACGGAAGTCATCTATTCCGAAAGCAAACGATATCAGTATGACCCGCTGTTTATTCTGGCGATAATACTGACAGAATCATCATTTAAGAAAGGCCAGAAGAGTCATGTTGGAGCCCGTGGACTGATGCAGGTTGTGCCTTTTGTAGGTAAGGACCTCGCCACACGCACCGAAGTTGACTGGCAAGGCTCAGAGACACTATTTGAACCGGTGGCCAATATCAAACTGGGTACGCTGCATCTTTTTGAGCAGGTACTCAAGTTTGGAGACATCAAAAGGGCACTGGCCGCGTATAACATGGGCGAGACTCGTCTGCGGGGAATCATGAGGCAGGACAAACCCATTCCCCAGGTCTATATCAACAAGGTCCTGCGCTATTACGAAATGCTCAAGGAGACATATCGGGTTTGA
- the bamD gene encoding outer membrane protein assembly factor BamD, whose product MKTLTGFATTRVLVIIIATGLMLSCGGNKTLTNLTARETFELGREKYDKKKYFDAIEKFQAVIYNFPGDAIVDTAQYYLGMAYFRNDDFQLAAVEFNRLALNYPSSAFFERAIYLKAVSYYESTPGHYGLDQSELKSAIKLFEDFLIDFPESDQVEGAREHLLAARTRMARKFYSSGIVYDRIGAYVAAKTYFQRVIDDYTDTEFAPLATYYYALMEFKLEDYEEARLKFESFLAVFPDHEMASKATEKIVEAAFNRCKKYYDNGEMSEARPCWEEFQNDFPNHNRSSKAGKYLEKLLHQDLTESQGEHAGH is encoded by the coding sequence TTGAAAACTCTGACTGGCTTTGCAACAACACGGGTGTTGGTAATCATAATAGCTACGGGGTTGATGCTATCGTGCGGTGGCAACAAGACCCTGACTAATCTGACTGCTCGTGAGACTTTTGAACTGGGTAGGGAAAAGTACGACAAGAAGAAATACTTCGACGCTATTGAGAAGTTCCAGGCGGTCATCTATAATTTTCCGGGCGATGCTATTGTCGATACTGCTCAGTACTACCTTGGCATGGCTTATTTCCGAAACGATGACTTCCAGTTGGCAGCGGTCGAGTTCAATAGACTCGCCCTCAACTATCCGTCGTCTGCTTTCTTTGAACGAGCGATATACTTGAAAGCTGTATCCTACTATGAGTCAACACCCGGACATTACGGTCTTGACCAGAGCGAGTTGAAGAGTGCGATCAAGCTTTTCGAGGATTTCCTTATTGATTTTCCGGAATCGGATCAGGTCGAGGGTGCCCGCGAACACCTGCTGGCGGCTCGTACCAGGATGGCCAGAAAGTTCTATAGTAGCGGGATCGTCTATGACCGTATAGGGGCCTACGTAGCCGCCAAGACATATTTTCAACGCGTGATCGATGACTACACTGATACCGAATTTGCTCCCCTCGCTACCTATTATTATGCGCTGATGGAGTTTAAATTGGAGGACTACGAGGAGGCACGCCTTAAGTTCGAGAGTTTCCTGGCCGTGTTCCCTGATCATGAGATGGCCTCCAAGGCAACGGAGAAGATTGTCGAAGCCGCCTTCAACAGGTGCAAGAAGTACTATGACAATGGGGAGATGTCAGAGGCGCGTCCGTGTTGGGAGGAGTTTCAAAATGATTTCCCCAACCATAACCGATCATCAAAAGCCGGTAAGTACCTCGAGAAACTTTTGCATCAAGACCTTACAGAATCACAGGGAGAACATGCCGGCCATTGA
- the nadD gene encoding nicotinate (nicotinamide) nucleotide adenylyltransferase, whose protein sequence is MPAIEDGGTWGILGGAFDPVHNGHLNLARQLLIVQDLSGVIFIPSCFHPCKNSRESTSYQDRVAMLKLALEPQLDFEICEIEADQQLSGYTLDTIRALKTTYTTASFRFIIGADNLRQLPSWHKPEELLEEVVFLVGSRPGFDFGPQWQLPCDRIELIPIEPVDISSSLVRQSLKEGISGVILDRLVPASVCEYIASHRLYQ, encoded by the coding sequence ATGCCGGCCATTGAAGATGGGGGTACCTGGGGTATTCTTGGAGGGGCTTTCGATCCTGTTCACAATGGTCACTTGAATCTGGCCCGACAACTTCTCATTGTTCAGGACCTCAGTGGTGTCATCTTTATTCCGTCCTGCTTCCATCCATGTAAGAACTCACGTGAGAGTACTTCTTACCAGGACAGAGTTGCCATGCTTAAGCTGGCACTGGAGCCGCAACTCGACTTTGAAATCTGTGAGATTGAAGCCGATCAACAACTGTCTGGTTATACGCTCGACACCATTCGGGCACTCAAAACGACCTATACCACGGCTTCGTTCCGGTTCATCATTGGAGCCGACAACTTGCGGCAGTTGCCTTCATGGCACAAACCCGAGGAGCTTCTGGAGGAAGTTGTTTTCTTGGTTGGATCCCGTCCCGGTTTTGATTTCGGACCTCAGTGGCAACTTCCATGTGATCGCATCGAGTTGATTCCAATCGAACCGGTTGATATTTCTTCGAGTCTTGTTCGTCAGAGTCTCAAGGAAGGGATATCAGGCGTAATTCTTGACCGACTCGTGCCGGCATCTGTCTGTGAGTATATAGCGTCGCACAGGCTGTATCAATGA
- the polA gene encoding DNA polymerase I, protein MSDRRKSVYLIDGSAMFYRSYFALIRNPLINSKGENTSATFGFVNSLLKIIKSERPDYLAVVWDTPHPTFRHEKYEEYKSTRIKMPDDLVAQLPRIRQAVEALNIMHFEKQGYEADDVIGTLARKAEAAGFDVWCVTGDKDFFQLVSDNIRIYTPKPGTTPPAKMGPDEVEEKFGVQPELVIDKLALMGDSSDNVPGIPGVGPKTADVLLAQFGSLDGVLENADQIKANGTRKKVTENVDLARLSRDLVTIVTNVPLDCDMEQMARRPFNYEKTKSLFVELEFTRLLRDILPATDAEMVELTETKPPDASYLLIDSMHDLRKMLKEMASAREIAVDTETTSLDARNANLVGVSLCKEAGVAYYVPLGHDDKEANLPFDEALAEIKGLMENPEVQKCGQNIKYDIEVLHRYDVEIEPVSFDTMLGSYVADPTSRHSLDFLALKHFDYRMQPITELIGTGKKQRSFATVPVNLATRYAAEDADYTFRLRGALASLIHEQDQQNLYYNIELPLVKVLTSMEEEGIRVDTALLKKLSANMQGKLVGLTDQIFEIAGGEFNIKSTQQLSHVLFEKLGLPSKGKTKKKTGYSTDVRVLEELALLNPFPKLVLEYRQFTKLKSTYIDALPKMVDPNTGRVHTSFNQSVATTGRLSSTDPNLQNIPVRTEEGRQIRKAFVPRDDDHILLVADYSQVELRLLAHMSDDPSLIAAFRKGEDIHSRTAAEVYGVDIEQVTSEQRRAAKTANFAVIYGVSAFGLAQQTELDLAGSRQFIDTYLERYSGIKEYMDRTKQFGRDKGYVITMYGRRRNLPGLHDRNHNVRQFAERVAINTPIQGTAADMIKVAMIRIHDQLVPMQSKMLLQVHDELVFDVHRDELDRVRRLVKREMEKAIKLIVPVVVDMGVGENWLDAK, encoded by the coding sequence ATGAGCGACCGAAGGAAAAGCGTCTATCTTATTGATGGCTCTGCTATGTTCTACCGGTCTTACTTTGCGCTAATCAGGAATCCGCTCATCAACTCCAAGGGGGAGAATACATCGGCCACGTTTGGGTTTGTCAACTCGCTCTTAAAGATTATCAAGAGTGAACGACCTGACTATCTGGCTGTGGTTTGGGACACGCCTCATCCGACTTTCCGGCATGAAAAGTATGAGGAGTATAAATCCACGAGAATCAAGATGCCCGACGATCTGGTTGCACAATTGCCGCGTATTCGCCAGGCGGTTGAGGCACTGAACATTATGCACTTTGAGAAGCAGGGATACGAGGCGGATGATGTTATCGGAACCCTGGCGCGGAAGGCGGAAGCAGCTGGGTTTGATGTTTGGTGCGTGACTGGCGACAAGGATTTTTTCCAGCTTGTAAGTGACAACATTCGCATTTACACGCCCAAGCCAGGGACTACTCCTCCTGCGAAAATGGGGCCGGATGAGGTTGAGGAGAAGTTCGGAGTGCAACCGGAACTGGTGATCGACAAACTGGCCTTAATGGGGGACAGTTCGGACAATGTACCGGGCATACCGGGGGTCGGTCCCAAGACTGCCGATGTTCTGCTAGCGCAATTCGGATCGCTGGACGGTGTACTGGAGAACGCGGATCAGATTAAAGCCAACGGCACGCGCAAGAAAGTTACCGAGAATGTTGATCTGGCTCGTCTGTCTCGTGACCTGGTAACGATTGTTACCAATGTACCACTTGACTGCGATATGGAACAGATGGCCAGGCGACCATTTAACTACGAGAAAACCAAATCATTGTTCGTGGAGTTGGAGTTCACCAGGCTTCTCAGAGACATTCTTCCAGCCACCGATGCCGAGATGGTTGAACTTACGGAAACCAAGCCACCCGACGCGAGCTATCTACTCATCGACAGCATGCATGATCTGAGAAAGATGCTGAAAGAGATGGCTTCTGCCAGGGAGATCGCAGTAGATACTGAGACAACTTCCCTTGATGCCCGCAACGCTAATTTGGTTGGTGTCTCGTTGTGTAAGGAAGCGGGCGTAGCATATTACGTTCCGCTGGGACATGACGACAAAGAGGCCAATCTTCCTTTCGATGAAGCACTCGCAGAAATTAAGGGTTTGATGGAGAACCCTGAAGTTCAGAAATGCGGACAGAACATTAAATACGACATTGAGGTCCTGCATCGCTATGACGTTGAAATCGAACCGGTCAGTTTTGATACCATGCTCGGTTCCTATGTTGCCGATCCCACTAGTCGGCACTCACTCGACTTTCTGGCACTGAAGCACTTCGACTATCGCATGCAACCGATCACCGAACTAATCGGTACGGGGAAGAAGCAGAGATCATTCGCAACCGTGCCAGTCAATCTGGCCACTCGCTATGCTGCTGAAGATGCGGACTATACTTTCCGTCTGCGCGGCGCTCTGGCAAGTTTGATTCACGAGCAGGATCAGCAGAACCTATATTACAACATCGAACTACCATTGGTAAAGGTGTTGACTTCGATGGAGGAAGAGGGTATTCGGGTTGATACCGCTCTTTTGAAGAAGCTTTCAGCCAACATGCAGGGCAAACTTGTTGGACTGACGGACCAGATATTCGAAATCGCAGGAGGCGAGTTCAATATCAAGTCTACGCAACAGCTCTCGCATGTACTCTTTGAGAAGCTCGGCCTGCCCTCCAAAGGAAAAACAAAGAAGAAAACGGGTTACTCAACCGATGTCAGGGTGCTTGAAGAACTCGCGCTGTTAAATCCTTTTCCGAAACTCGTATTGGAATACAGACAGTTTACCAAGCTCAAGAGTACTTACATTGATGCCTTACCAAAGATGGTCGATCCAAACACCGGCCGAGTGCATACTTCGTTCAATCAATCGGTAGCCACCACGGGACGGTTGTCCTCGACCGACCCTAATCTTCAGAATATACCGGTGCGAACCGAAGAAGGTCGCCAGATTCGCAAGGCTTTTGTTCCGCGTGACGATGACCACATCTTGTTGGTAGCAGACTATTCTCAGGTCGAACTCAGATTACTGGCTCACATGTCTGATGATCCCAGTTTGATCGCCGCCTTCCGCAAGGGAGAGGATATTCATTCTCGAACTGCCGCTGAGGTCTATGGAGTTGATATTGAGCAGGTGACTTCCGAACAACGCCGCGCGGCCAAGACGGCCAATTTCGCAGTGATTTACGGTGTCAGTGCCTTTGGACTGGCACAACAGACGGAACTTGATCTGGCGGGATCGCGACAGTTTATCGATACTTACCTGGAACGCTATTCGGGTATCAAAGAGTATATGGATCGAACCAAGCAGTTCGGTCGTGACAAAGGGTATGTGATAACAATGTATGGCCGGCGGCGGAATCTGCCGGGTCTTCATGACCGCAATCACAACGTTCGTCAATTTGCCGAGCGGGTGGCTATCAACACGCCAATTCAGGGGACGGCCGCCGACATGATTAAGGTGGCCATGATCCGTATCCACGATCAGCTGGTTCCGATGCAATCGAAAATGCTACTTCAGGTTCACGACGAATTAGTGTTTGACGTTCATCGCGATGAACTTGATAGAGTCCGCAGACTCGTCAAGCGTGAGATGGAAAAAGCTATCAAGCTGATAGTTCCGGTCGTTGTCGATATGGGTGTAGGGGAGAACTGGCTTGACGCTAAGTAG
- the coaE gene encoding dephospho-CoA kinase (Dephospho-CoA kinase (CoaE) performs the final step in coenzyme A biosynthesis.), with protein MIIGLTGQIGGGKSTAASILKSCGAAIVDADLIGRQVVNRSDVLRRKLARRFGKDIIDSNGMLNRKKLATRAFQTEQTKTALNQLVHPYLLKELRLRVQSLQKTHNVVVIDAALLLNWDMDDEVDFVLVIHAALEDRLRRLVIRGMARTDAEARQHAQLSLREYKERSDRVILNNGSLAVLRKKMLRFWNQLDT; from the coding sequence ATGATCATTGGCCTGACCGGACAGATTGGTGGCGGCAAATCGACAGCCGCAAGTATCCTTAAATCGTGTGGGGCAGCTATTGTTGATGCTGACCTGATCGGTCGCCAGGTTGTGAACAGATCTGATGTACTTCGCCGCAAACTGGCTCGTCGTTTTGGCAAGGATATCATTGACTCCAACGGAATGCTAAACCGTAAGAAACTCGCCACGCGGGCCTTTCAGACAGAGCAAACCAAAACGGCTTTGAATCAACTTGTTCATCCGTATCTATTGAAAGAGTTGCGCCTAAGAGTGCAATCTCTCCAGAAAACCCACAACGTAGTTGTTATTGATGCCGCGTTGCTTCTGAACTGGGATATGGATGATGAAGTTGATTTTGTGCTGGTCATTCATGCTGCGCTGGAAGATCGTCTCAGGCGCTTGGTGATTCGTGGAATGGCGCGGACGGATGCTGAAGCAAGACAGCACGCTCAACTGTCCTTACGAGAATACAAGGAGAGATCGGATCGCGTTATTCTCAACAATGGATCGCTGGCGGTGCTTCGAAAAAAGATGCTTCGTTTCTGGAACCAGCTCGATACATAA